The following nucleotide sequence is from Psychroflexus torquis ATCC 700755.
GATCACTATACATGGTATGTATTCCTGTATTTAGGGTCAGTTTTTCAGTCAATCTATATTTAGTTTGAATGTAGGGTTGAAATACATTATAACTCCCGTTAATACTTCTAATGGTTACTAAATCAGGGTCTCCATCACCGTTTAAATCTTCTTGTTCATCTCTCTGCTTTCTATCTAAATCTGCTGAGAAATTCTCTAATAATAATCCTGTTCTAAGGGTGAATTTATTGTTGATTTTAGTATTGAATAATGTTGAAAATGTTAATCTAGTTTCTTCATTGTTATTTTCTGCAAATCTTATAATCCTTTGGTCATCGGTAGCCAAATCAATAATACGGTCTTCTTCAAAATCGCTGCTATTCGATGCGCCTGCAATGACTGTTTTTAAATACGATTTTTCGCCAATGTTCAGTAAATGCTTAGCTCCTAAAACACCAATGTTAGAAGACACATAAGAGTTTTCATCTTCTGCTGAGAAAAGGTCATCTTCATCAAAATCCTCACCGATTAAATCGATGCTTGATGTACCCATGATTCCAAATAGAGAGAATGTACCCAGTTTGCTTTTTCCTAAATTAATATTAAATGAAACATCAGAATAATTAGGGGTGTCGCTGGTTCCTGCCCCTCCTATAAGTCCGATAAGCGAGTATCGTGCAGCCACCAAAAACGAGCCGTTATTCTTTCTGTTCAATGGGCCTTCTGCCGTTGCTTCTAAACCCGTGAAGGCTCCCACTTGAAAAGAATACTCATACTCATCTTTGTTTCCATTTCTAAAACCCAAATCAAAAACACCTCCAATGGCATTACCATATTCGGCAGGGAATGCAGAGGTTATAAAATCAGAATTTTTAAGAAGATTGGGGTTTAATGCAGATACGGGGCTTCCTGTTGTCCCTAAGGCCGAAAAATGATTGGGACTTGGAATTGGAATACCTTCTACCCGCCATAACAACCCTGTTGGAGAATTCCCCCGAACTACGATATCATTACGGCTATCGTCTGGTGAAGCTACTCCTGCAAAATTACTTACCAATCGTGCAACATCATTTCTTCCACCAGCATATCTTGCAACTTCTTTTACACCAAATTGACGTGCGGAGACTGACGAGAATTTGTTTAAAGATTTTATTTTATTCGTTCTACTTGTAATTATGATCTCGTCTAGACTCCCATAAGATTCTGTAAGTGCTACGGTAACATCTACATCTTTTCCTGTACTCACTTCAATATCTGGAATTGTACTGGTTTCGTAACCAATGTAACTTACTCTAATGGTTTTTCTGCCCACAGGGACATCCGTTAATGTAAAATACCCGTCAAAGTCTGTAATTACACCTTTGGAAATTTTAGCCCCCAAGAGTTCTACATTAGCTCCGATCAATGGAAGTTCGGATTGTTTATCGAGAATTTTACCTTTTATAGTTCCATTCTGTCCATACATTATGGAGGCAAATAATGTAAAAATAATAAAGATTGATTTTTTCATAGTAATTGGTTTGATTTTTATTTCTACAAAGAAACATTGCTTCAAAGCTTAAACTCGTTGACTTAAATCAATAAATTTAGTTGAGTGATAAAATTTATTAAATTTTTCTTTAAGCACATATAAAAAACCAAAATATGCATGTATCATATTGTTTTACAGTGTTTTGTATAACATTCGCTAAAAAATATTAATCCATATTTAAAAATACGTTTAGCCTTTCTGCCCTATTTTTTAATTTTAATTAGATTTATTTGATGCCGATTTATGCCAATTTTATAACAACACACGAAGGCTATCATAACAAGTCATATTAATTTTTCTATGCTTTGAATATCTTGTAGATGCGTTTTTTTAATATCAAATCCACTAGACTTCACTGCTTTAAAAGACCTCTCAATTTGCCATCGTTTTTGATAATCGTGTTGTGCATTTTCAGGCTTTTGAGTTAATCATTTAGTCATGAAAGTATTCAAAGGTCAAAGCATACTCAGTTTTGTAAAAGAACTACCAAATGATGAGGCTTGTAAAGCATATTTAGCCAAAATTAAATGCTAGGATGGTTTTAAATGTATGATATGTAATCATAGCAAAAGCTGTGAAAAGAGGGTTATAGGTATCATTGCTACGGTTGCAATCATGTCGAAAGTGCCACAGCAAGCACCTTATTTCATAAGGTTAAATTTGGTTTACAAAAGGCATTTTGCGTTGTATTTGAAATGAGTACGAGTACTAAAAGTGTTTCCAGTATTCAAATGGGAAAGCAATTTGTTATTCGACATGGTACAGCTTGGTATTTTATGCAAAAGGTTAGAAAATCTATGAGAAGTAGTCTAATGTATCCTCTAACTGAAATAGTTCATGTAGATGAGTTTACTGAAGGAGGCCAATAAGAGACAAAGCAAGGCAGAAGTTATGATTCAAAAAAAAAGGCAGTAATAGCTGTTGAGTTGAACGTAAGACATCAAATAAAAAGAGTCTATGCAAAGTCTATAGATGATTATTCAGCGAAATCATTAACTCCACTATTTGAAGAACAGATAAGTTCTTCGGCAAAAATAGTTACCGATAAATGGAAAGGTTATGTTCCGCTTAAAAAAAGCTACATTATAGAGCAAAAACTAAGTAATACCAATTTAGTTTTTAAATGATGCATTAAAAATTTGAATTATACTACGACGTAGCTCAGCACAGGTTTTTTACTTAGCTGAGGAAAAAAATATAAGCATAGCAATAGTTACGGTTCTATTTTATGACGATTAGTAAGTGAAAAAGAAACTAATTTTATACGACATTTGAATGCTAAATTGGTATAATAACAGGAGAAACTTTAAAGAATTACATGTAGTAATTATGCAGTTGAAATCTTGGCTAAAGGCTATACCAACTCATGTTAGTAAATGGCATTTGCAAAGCTATTTCGAAGAATTCTGCTTTAAAATTAATCGATCTCAATTCAAACAAAGTGTTTTTCACAAGACTATTGAAAAAATGGTAATAGCTAAACCGATTTTTCATAAAGATATTAAACAGAGGTTAAATGTGTAACTCAATAAAATTGCATAAAGTTATTAAGTAATATCCATTGAATATAGACTTGGGTTCTAGTCATTTTTCTTTTTCTCCCAAAATAGTAATGATTGGTTTTATTTGTGGTAATGATAAATGTATGCTCAGTGACCCTTATTCATATCCCATATTTTGTCCATTGATTATACGTCGTGTTAGCCTTTGTATCTCCAAATTTAAGAATCAGATTATGTTTATGGTGTTTAAGTCTATATTTCTTTTCTTTCCTCTAAGCTCAATACTTCCCAAAGGGATTAGTTTATATCCGTCAGTATCAGAAATAAGATTAAAAGTCTCCTTAGAAATCAAGATGTCTACGTTGTATTGATTGCATTGTTCCTGAATTCGTGCAGTGGTATTTAGTACATCTCCAGAATAGATGATATCTTTTTTAATAACACCAACTTCACCTGCCATGACAGAGCCGTAATGAATACCTGCCTTGAATTCTGGCATAACCTTATATTTCTTTTCGTAAATAGGCCTTAGATCAACAAGTTTTTCTTGAATCTGCGAAAAACAATTAAGACAATTTGCATTTCGTATACCCTTTTTCAACGACCAAGAGATTACAATTTCATCTCCAACATATTGGTATATCTCCCCTTCATTATTAAGAATCGTACTGGTCACATCCGCAAATAAATCATTCAATAAATTGAAGTATTTCTCATTGCCTATTTTCTCTGCAATTGAAGTTGAAGAACGCATGTCCATGAACATAAAAATTCTTTCCTCTTTTTTTGGCTGGTGGTAATTTCCTGCGAGGAATTTTAATAATATACCAGGGCCAAATTTATCATTGACTTGTAATAGGAATAGGGTTAAAAGTGTTATAGCACCCCACAAAATAAAAGTTGTAATTAAGGTCGGATTAAGAATGAATCCCAAAGCTGTTTTTATTGTGTCAAATGAAACTCCAGAGAATCCCTGTTCTACTAATACATTTGTAAATGTGGTCACCACGTTAACTAGAACAAAGATCAAGACATAAGCCGTGAGCGTTGTGAGCATGGCAAACTTGAAAGATCTTCTCCTGAACAATTGGCTATTTACAGAAACAAGTATGATCCCTCCAAGTACTCCGGCAATTAGCCCGACTACTATGTTTGATAGAAAATAAATTCTAAAATTGAATAAAGGTGAAGGACCTAGGGAATATGGGGAATTGATTAAAGCATAATTGAAAAAAAAGATGAATATATTTATTAAAATGTAGCCAATCGTAATTACGGCTACTTTGTTGAGATTCATCTTTAGTTGTCGGGATAATTTCATCTAATGGAAGATAACGTCTGGTATAATGTTAGTTGCGCGTTTAAAGCACTAAATTTAGTAAATAAAACGAACCAGAGGAAATACCGAAGGAATTTCCAAGCAAACTAGAACCAAGCCATTAATTATACACGGCTTAAGTTTACAATTCATTTAATTTAGATATAAATCAGAAAGCACCAAAGAGAGGAATAAGGTTAATATACAGGCAGAGACTATGATCTAGTCAATCCCGAAGCCTCGGAATAAATCCCCTCTCTTTTCTACACAGGTTTCGAACTTCCTATATCTATCGGGAGTATGAGGCTTTATACCAAATTAGACCTATAATGACGCAATAAATCGTTTCTTTTTAGCCTGCTTTTCATCAAAAATAATTACCGTAGCTAAGGCTATGCTAGTTATTTTTGATTTCAATCAATCAAAAAATAATTCAATTTATTCATACGGCATTATAAATATAATTTGGTATTAGACCTCGAATAAGTAAAATAGGCAACCAAAAACTTCGCAATTTATTATTTATGTGCAGTTTTAAGCCTTGTTGTACCTGCCTGCCAGTAGGCAGGTACAACAAGGCTTGTAGAGATCTTTATGAGCGGATATTAGCCAAAGGAAAGAGTAAGAAATTGGCATTAATTGCGGTATGTAATAAGCTCTTAAAACAAGCCTTTGCCATCGCAAAATCAGGGTTGATATATGATAAAGAATATAAAAGTACTCTAGTGAAAAATTAATGAGTTTTTACTTGTTTTTTGCCACAGTACTTTGTTGTGGGTAGTTTTTATTCACATTTATTTAATTCCGAATAGAATTTAATCGGATTGCGTTTTATGTATTCCTTGCCATTTATGGATTTACAAAATTTCGCTTTATCCATTTTTATAATTATTTCTAAATACGTAACAAAGTCCTCTGCGTATTCTCCGTCGGCGAAGCTTATTAGCTTTAAGCTCGGTAAATAAAAATCAGAATTTTTTTCAGAAGTCACTTGTTCAAAAATAAGTCGAGTCGTTTCATAGAAAAAGTCTGTTTTGCCAAGATTATGGTCAGGTCCAGTTGTTCCGCAGTATAATTCAAATTCAGTATAGTTTTCAGGAACAAGTTTTATTAAAATAGAGTCAGGAATTTTATTTTCCTTTAAATATAATTCAGATGCAGTATTTAAGTTTTTCTCATATTCAGATACATTCAGAGTATTTAATTCGGTTAAATTTCCAAAAGTCAGAAACGAAAAAATCATTAAAAGTGGTAATGTCAAAAATTTAATCATAGGTTTTTCTCAAATGTGCTACGTTGTTGCACAAGATTAGTTGCTGTATTTGAACACTAAAGTTAATAAATAATTACTGAATAGAAAGTCCACGAGTCCCGACGGTTCGGGATTCCTAAGTAAGCCAAAACAAAGCAATTAATTTTGTATGGTGGTTTGGGTAGGCTTTCTGCGTTCTAAAATTCAATTCTATTTCCTTTTTATTTTGTCCGACGAATTATAAATCCGTTTTCAACTTTTTCAAATCCAATTTTTGGGTAATATTCCATTGCAATAGATGCCGAAAGTAAAATTAGAGCCGTTTCTTTTCCGATTTCCTTTTGAGTCAATTCTATTAGTCTTTTTCCAATTCCGTCTTTTTGATATTCACTTTTTACAGCCAAATCCGACAAATAGCAAGCATAACAAAAATCAGTTATCGAGCGTGAAATTCCAATCAGTTCGTTATTCAACCACGCAGTTATAATCAGATTTGAATTTTCATACATTTTCCTTATTCGTCCGCTATCTGATGTCGGTCTTTTTATTCCAGAACTATCATAAACTTCAATTATTTCTGATGTTTTTGGAACAATTCCGACTTTAAATTCAATTATTTTCATTCGATTACAGTTTTTTTTAGCTTACACCCCTCCCCCCTGTATCAATCGTGCGTTATGGTTAAGATAATGTTCCGGACACAAAATAGCCAAATATGCAGAGTGGTCTATACCTTTTTTTTATTCCTAATAGGCCAATTCGCAAAATTGGCGGGTCTACCAGAATACACAGAACTTTCCCCTAGCACTGCCCACGACGCATGATTTGATCACAGAATGTTATGCTTATTTTGTTAAGAGTTCAACAAATCTGCTACTCATCCAACCGACAGAGAAATAGCTGTCTTCATATGCATAATCATAGAAAGTTCTATCGTTCGTTTGATTGTTCAGCATAAATACAAACCACCAGACTCTTCCAGTATTATCAGTTCGTTCGGCTAATGCATAACCCAGGTCACCTGCTGTAAAAGTTGCTAAGATATTGTCATCCAAAATTTGGGGTGAATCTCTTAAAGAGTATGCTTCATTTAGAACCTTGAATTTCTTGGGACTAGAAAGTTTAGCTGGAAATACAGTTCCACCAATCCAATTTACTTTTTCAAGTATTTCGAAATTGGTTCCATCGTAATTCCAACGTTCCAATGAGTAGGTGTTCCCAGCGCAACAAGGCCAATGAATAAGCTCAAAATACAGAGTTCCGCCTATATTTGTTCTCCAAAAAGATTCAACTGTTCCGAACCTATTGAATACTTCAGAATACTTTCCATCTGAATTCTTTTTAAGAATTGTTATTCCAGTTGGTTCTCCTCCAGAAAATCCTTCATATACGATTTCCAAATCATCGTCCATATCTAGATCAATGAATTTGAACTTTTCCAACTCTTCTTGGAGTTCGATCCAATCATTTTGCCCGTAATAATCCTTTATTAACCAGTGATCTAAAGACTTTGCAATCTCAAGTTTTGTTGAATCGGGAACTTGAGTTTCAATGCTTGTCCATTCTACAGGCTTGGTCAACAATACTTCATGCTCCTGACTGAATGTCTGGAAAGAAATAATAAAGGCCAAATGGGCAAAGAGTATTTTCTTCATGAAGGTCAATTGAGCATAACTTTGTTGTACAAGTTTTTTCGCGGTGATTAAGCGATAAAGTTAATAAATAATAGCTGAATAGAAAGTCGGTGAGGACTTTCGTAAGTGGGCAAGAACTAGCAATAAATCATATACTTTGTTAGCCACTGTTACTGTTTTTCTGCATACTTTAGAGGTGTTCGATATATGTCTCTTACCTCTGTCGCACCGTTTTCAGTATCAGACGTATTTACAAATACAATAATACCGATTCCATTTTCCCGCAAAAAATAAGCGTGCGAAAGCAAACCTAAATCGTTTCCGCTATGACCAATTTTTTCAGAATCCACAGTCCAAAACACACCTTTTCTAAAATCAGACGAAACAGGATCTTTCATCATTTCTTTATAACTCTCAGCAGTTAATAAATTATCCTCACCTTTATATCCTCGAATCATCGTACTTAAAAACTTACCATAATCGATTACGTTTGAAATCAAATTGCCATCAGGATAAGTTATTAAATCGGCATCTGGCATTGGATACCCATACCAGTATAAAGATGAAACATTCTTGGGTTCGTAATTTTTGCCTCTCCAACCTGTATTATTCATCTGCAAAGGGTGTAATATGTGTTCTTTTACAAACTCGGCATAATTTTCACCTGTTGTTTGCTCAATGATGTAGGCTGCAATATTTGCCCCCATATTACTATATTTATAAGTATTCCCTGGGTGTTTATTGGAGAAGTTTTGTTCTTTGTTATACCAAGTTTGGTCCTTAACATATTGTTTTTTTATAAATTCTCCTAAAGGCATTATTTTATTTGTATTAAATAATTCAATCCATTTTTTCACTTCCACTTTTAAATCTTTATCGGAAAAGTTGGTGTAAAAAGACGGTATTTTGTTTTCAAACACGTAAGTTCTATCATAAGAATCGCCATCAAGTATACTTGACGTATGGTTTGCTAGTTGTTGTATGGTAATGTTTTCGTTTGGAAAATTGGGGTTGTATATTTTAAAAGGTAAATAGTTATTAATATTGTCATCCAAACGTAATTTCCCCATTTCTTGGGCTTTCATTAATGCAACCGAGAGCAATGTTTTAGAAATAGAAGCAATGGGTTGTGCAGTATGGATAGTGTAAGGTTTTTTTGTTTCTTTATGAGCATAACCAAAGCCTTTTGCATAGACAATACCGTCTTTATTTACGATTGCTACACCAAAGCCAACAAGATTACTGTTTTTACTTAATTTCGTCAACTCAATAGTAATTGAATCATTAGTACTTTGTGCTTTGATTGATATGCTTATAGCTAGAATTAAGAATAGGATAATTACTTTTTTCATAAATGTAAATGTCTGTTCTGTTTAAAAGAAGACGAGTAGAAGGTTTTTTTGTTACGCCATTCTTTAAGTTAGCATGACGTTTTGAATATGCGTAGTGCAGGAATTCAAAGCTCCAGTTTATCAAGCCGTTGCCGTTTTTAGTAAATGTACTACAGTTTAAATTTCATCTAATGATAGAGGTTTCGGTTGTTTCCCATCACTATCTTTTACTCCGTACTTTATAGCCTCTTTTGCAACTATCAGTATTTTTCCCGTCTTTTCAATGGCTTTTATATCTGACGCTATTTTGGATATTACAATACCAATAAATTCAGGTGATTCCGAATTGCTTAAATCAAAATGTTCTTTATTTTCTATTAACTTCGAATCAATAGTTCTTTATTTATAGTTAAATATTTCGTATATTTATAGATGGAAAAAATAGACTTAAGGAGTGTTTCTGATCAGGAAAGAGGTATAATTCGAAGGGATGCTGTAAAAATGATAAAACGTGGAGATAAAAAAAAAGACATAGCTCTGTTTTACGGTGTTCATGTAAATACTGTTAGAGATTGGTGGAAGCTTTACAATAAAGAAGGTCATAAATCTTTGTCATATCAAAAACGAGGAGT
It contains:
- a CDS encoding TonB-dependent receptor, encoding MKKSIFIIFTLFASIMYGQNGTIKGKILDKQSELPLIGANVELLGAKISKGVITDFDGYFTLTDVPVGRKTIRVSYIGYETSTIPDIEVSTGKDVDVTVALTESYGSLDEIIITSRTNKIKSLNKFSSVSARQFGVKEVARYAGGRNDVARLVSNFAGVASPDDSRNDIVVRGNSPTGLLWRVEGIPIPSPNHFSALGTTGSPVSALNPNLLKNSDFITSAFPAEYGNAIGGVFDLGFRNGNKDEYEYSFQVGAFTGLEATAEGPLNRKNNGSFLVAARYSLIGLIGGAGTSDTPNYSDVSFNINLGKSKLGTFSLFGIMGTSSIDLIGEDFDEDDLFSAEDENSYVSSNIGVLGAKHLLNIGEKSYLKTVIAGASNSSDFEEDRIIDLATDDQRIIRFAENNNEETRLTFSTLFNTKINNKFTLRTGLLLENFSADLDRKQRDEQEDLNGDGDPDLVTIRSINGSYNVFQPYIQTKYRLTEKLTLNTGIHTMYSDLNEQFVVEPRASMSYRIDPKHTLNIGYGLHHQNIATPLLFLNEEVNGVITNPNENLDFVRSQHYVLGYDVKIAPSWRAKVETYYQKIDNAAIDGSPSSYSSLTEGADFTFSSDNTDLVSSGTGENIGLELTLEKSFSKGYHALITSSFFESTYKGSDGIERSTPFNGGHIFNFLAGKEFKFGENKKNIFSIDARFVTSGGNRFTPVDLEASQNAGYEVLQDDLAFSEQYEDYLRLDLKFAVTLNSNKKKTSHKFYVDFQNLTNRDNVFVRRYNRSTSSIEQINQIGFFPDFGYRFQF
- a CDS encoding serine hydrolase domain-containing protein, translating into MKKVIILFLILAISISIKAQSTNDSITIELTKLSKNSNLVGFGVAIVNKDGIVYAKGFGYAHKETKKPYTIHTAQPIASISKTLLSVALMKAQEMGKLRLDDNINNYLPFKIYNPNFPNENITIQQLANHTSSILDGDSYDRTYVFENKIPSFYTNFSDKDLKVEVKKWIELFNTNKIMPLGEFIKKQYVKDQTWYNKEQNFSNKHPGNTYKYSNMGANIAAYIIEQTTGENYAEFVKEHILHPLQMNNTGWRGKNYEPKNVSSLYWYGYPMPDADLITYPDGNLISNVIDYGKFLSTMIRGYKGEDNLLTAESYKEMMKDPVSSDFRKGVFWTVDSEKIGHSGNDLGLLSHAYFLRENGIGIIVFVNTSDTENGATEVRDIYRTPLKYAEKQ
- a CDS encoding adenylate/guanylate cyclase domain-containing protein, whose amino-acid sequence is MKLSRQLKMNLNKVAVITIGYILINIFIFFFNYALINSPYSLGPSPLFNFRIYFLSNIVVGLIAGVLGGIILVSVNSQLFRRRSFKFAMLTTLTAYVLIFVLVNVVTTFTNVLVEQGFSGVSFDTIKTALGFILNPTLITTFILWGAITLLTLFLLQVNDKFGPGILLKFLAGNYHQPKKEERIFMFMDMRSSTSIAEKIGNEKYFNLLNDLFADVTSTILNNEGEIYQYVGDEIVISWSLKKGIRNANCLNCFSQIQEKLVDLRPIYEKKYKVMPEFKAGIHYGSVMAGEVGVIKKDIIYSGDVLNTTARIQEQCNQYNVDILISKETFNLISDTDGYKLIPLGSIELRGKKRNIDLNTINII
- a CDS encoding GNAT family N-acetyltransferase codes for the protein MKIIEFKVGIVPKTSEIIEVYDSSGIKRPTSDSGRIRKMYENSNLIITAWLNNELIGISRSITDFCYACYLSDLAVKSEYQKDGIGKRLIELTQKEIGKETALILLSASIAMEYYPKIGFEKVENGFIIRRTK